A region from the Rheinheimera mangrovi genome encodes:
- a CDS encoding RHS repeat-associated core domain-containing protein, whose translation MGLTYMQQRYYDPVIGRFYSNDPVSFSASDPMLFNRYAYGNNNPYKYTDPDGEFAVPAVIAFAAVVGGLIGGAAEYMSNPNATMKDIGIAAFAGAAAGAATAILGMGLGTTILAGAGANGVAEAGKQLATTGSINKEGAVKSQQLLLPEQLVAQLVRLLEVLHNLLAVLKVCPITL comes from the coding sequence ATAGGGTTAACCTATATGCAGCAGCGGTATTATGACCCAGTGATTGGGCGGTTTTACAGCAATGACCCAGTGAGCTTCTCTGCGTCGGATCCGATGCTGTTTAATCGGTATGCTTATGGGAATAATAATCCATATAAGTACACGGACCCGGATGGAGAATTTGCAGTTCCAGCTGTTATAGCGTTTGCAGCGGTAGTTGGTGGCCTGATAGGCGGAGCAGCAGAATATATGTCTAATCCGAATGCAACAATGAAAGACATCGGAATCGCGGCTTTTGCTGGAGCCGCGGCTGGAGCTGCTACAGCAATACTTGGTATGGGGTTGGGAACGACCATTCTTGCCGGTGCTGGAGCAAATGGTGTTGCCGAAGCAGGAAAGCAATTGGCTACAACTGGAAGTATTAATAAGGAAGGGGCAGTAAAATCGCAACAGCTACTGCTACCGGAGCAGTTGGTGGCGCAGTTGGTAAGGCTCTTGGAGGTGCTGCACAACTTATTAGCGGTGCTAAAGGTTTGCCCAATAACACTATGA
- a CDS encoding IS3 family transposase (programmed frameshift): MTTKRFPEEFKIEAVKQITERGHSVASVAKRLDISTNSLYLWLKKYGSNSEHYQQVSEQEAKIRELEKQLKRVTMERDIFKGGRRVLCRGVKEKYTFIKSRLAHYPVQLMCQVLNIQRSGLYAWLKQPHSGRTLEDNRLLGLIKHSWLESGCVYGYRKVTSDLKDLGERCSKNRVARLMKQETLSAQVGYRRRKGHYHGKPAVVAQNVLQREFDVTEPNRVWVTDITYIKTHEGFLYLAVVLDLFSRQVVGWSMQPRMDADVVLKALLMAIWRRKPKQEVLVHSDQGSQFTGYEWQGFLKEHNLKASMSRRGNCHDNACAESFFQLLKRERVRRKVYVTREEAKSDIFNYIEMFYNIKRKHGYSGDLPPAVFEKQYFMRQQTV; the protein is encoded by the exons ATGACGACAAAACGGTTTCCAGAAGAATTTAAGATTGAAGCAGTCAAGCAAATTACGGAGCGCGGCCATTCTGTGGCGAGCGTTGCGAAGCGTTTAGACATCTCTACAAACAGTCTTTACCTGTGGCTTAAAAAATACGGCAGCAACAGCGAACATTATCAACAGGTTTCTGAGCAGGAAGCCAAGATCCGTGAGTTAGAGAAACAACTGAAACGGGTGACGATGGAACGCGATATAT TTAAAGGAGGCCGCCGTGTACTTTGCCGTGGAGTCAAAGAAAAGTACACGTTCATAAAATCCAGACTGGCTCACTATCCGGTGCAACTGATGTGTCAGGTGCTGAATATTCAGCGCAGCGGGTTGTATGCATGGTTAAAACAGCCACATTCTGGCCGGACCTTGGAAGACAACCGCTTGTTAGGGTTAATTAAGCATTCGTGGCTGGAAAGTGGCTGTGTTTATGGCTATCGCAAAGTCACCAGCGATTTGAAAGATTTAGGCGAACGATGCAGTAAAAACCGCGTGGCCAGGCTGATGAAGCAGGAAACGCTGAGTGCGCAAGTGGGATACCGCAGACGGAAAGGCCACTACCATGGCAAGCCTGCGGTGGTGGCGCAGAATGTGTTGCAACGCGAGTTTGATGTCACAGAACCGAATCGGGTTTGGGTCACCGATATAACTTACATCAAAACCCATGAAGGCTTTCTGTATCTGGCGGTCGTACTGGACTTGTTCTCGCGTCAGGTTGTTGGTTGGTCGATGCAGCCGAGAATGGATGCGGATGTGGTGCTCAAAGCGTTACTAATGGCGATCTGGCGCAGAAAACCCAAGCAGGAAGTCCTTGTTCATTCCGACCAAGGCAGCCAGTTTACTGGCTACGAATGGCAAGGCTTTTTAAAAGAACACAACCTCAAAGCCAGTATGAGTCGTCGCGGTAATTGCCATGACAATGCGTGTGCAGAAAGCTTTTTCCAGTTGTTAAAGCGAGAGCGGGTCAGGCGAAAAGTGTATGTAACCAGAGAAGAAGCGAAGTCGGATATCTTTAATTACATCGAAATGTTCTATAACATCAAACGCAAACATGGGTACAGTGGTGATCTGCCTCCTGCTGTATTTGAAAAGCAGTACTTTATGAGGCAACAAACTGTCTAA
- a CDS encoding IS3 family transposase (programmed frameshift), with translation MKTSKFSDSQILAILKQAEAGAPVPELCREHGMSSATFYKWRAKFGGMDASMMARLKELEAENARLKKMYAEERLKAEILKEAIEKKLVKPSRRRELAQKAVREKSISVTLACAVFSISETCYRYQARLRDENAEIADWLLRLTSTYRSWGFGMCFYYLRNVKRFGWNHKRVLRIYRELELNLRIKPKKRLTREKPEPLAVPEMKNQCWSMDFMHDQLEDGRSFRLLNIIDDFNREGLAIEVDFSLPAERVVRVLNQVIEWRGKPKEIRSDNGPEYIGSVLKNWAESNGVALKYIQPGNPQQNAYVERYNRTVRYDWLNQYLFSSIAEVQDYATEWLWFYNNERPNKALGGIPPKYKDNLVTQASTSSVH, from the exons ATGAAAACATCAAAATTTAGTGACAGCCAAATCCTGGCAATTTTAAAACAAGCGGAAGCTGGAGCTCCGGTTCCCGAACTCTGCCGTGAGCACGGTATGAGTTCGGCCACCTTTTACAAATGGCGCGCCAAATTTGGCGGCATGGATGCATCCATGATGGCCCGGCTTAAAGAGCTGGAGGCGGAAAATGCCCGGCTGAAAAAGATGTACGCCGAAGAACGGCTCAAAGCCGAAATCCTCAAAGAGGCCATCGAAAAAAAGT TGGTAAAGCCGTCGCGCCGACGGGAATTGGCGCAAAAGGCGGTGCGCGAGAAATCCATTTCTGTCACATTGGCCTGTGCGGTGTTTAGCATCAGTGAAACCTGCTACCGCTATCAGGCCCGTCTGAGGGATGAGAACGCGGAAATTGCGGACTGGCTGCTGCGCTTAACCTCCACTTACCGGAGTTGGGGCTTTGGCATGTGTTTCTATTACCTGCGTAATGTGAAACGCTTTGGCTGGAACCATAAACGTGTGCTGCGGATTTACCGCGAGCTGGAGCTGAACTTAAGGATAAAACCCAAGAAACGGCTCACCCGTGAAAAGCCTGAACCGCTGGCGGTGCCAGAGATGAAGAACCAATGCTGGTCGATGGATTTTATGCATGACCAGCTCGAGGATGGCCGCAGTTTCCGGCTGCTGAATATCATTGATGATTTTAACCGGGAAGGCTTAGCCATTGAGGTCGACTTCTCGCTACCGGCAGAACGGGTAGTCAGAGTGCTCAATCAAGTCATTGAGTGGCGAGGCAAACCCAAGGAAATCCGTAGCGACAACGGCCCTGAATACATTGGTTCTGTCCTCAAAAACTGGGCAGAATCAAACGGAGTGGCCCTGAAGTATATTCAGCCAGGCAATCCGCAGCAAAATGCCTATGTGGAGCGATATAACCGTACAGTTCGCTACGACTGGCTAAACCAATATTTATTCAGCAGTATTGCCGAAGTTCAGGACTATGCGACAGAATGGCTGTGGTTTTATAACAATGAACGGCCAAACAAAGCTTTGGGTGGCATACCACCGAAGTACAAGGACAACTTAGTAACACAGGCTTCTACTTCAAGCGTCCATTAA
- a CDS encoding DUF4258 domain-containing protein: protein MSKSEPQGVDEFPLTEGTARQIINNLAEYHTDRIRWSKHVKERMQERGVTTGQILTLLKSKHSVFREGPFQESNGDWKFNLKGLAAGTVIELAVALKNHQQTPSSVLVTVWIS, encoded by the coding sequence ATGAGCAAAAGTGAACCTCAAGGAGTAGATGAGTTTCCTCTGACGGAAGGAACGGCCAGACAGATCATCAATAATCTGGCTGAATACCACACGGACAGGATTCGCTGGAGTAAACACGTTAAAGAACGGATGCAGGAACGAGGCGTGACCACCGGTCAAATACTGACGCTGCTTAAGAGCAAACACTCCGTGTTTCGGGAGGGGCCGTTTCAGGAATCGAATGGTGACTGGAAATTTAATCTCAAAGGTCTGGCCGCAGGTACAGTGATAGAACTGGCCGTGGCCCTGAAAAATCATCAACAGACGCCAAGCTCCGTGCTCGTTACTGTCTGGATTAGTTAA
- a CDS encoding helix-turn-helix domain-containing protein has protein sequence MYHYSECGLSNVHLVNGFTVEVIDGEEYTSIDDMNGLHRTIAQAIVDCNRPLTHEEFKFLRIELNVSQKMLGTRFGVDEQTIARYEKGQTKIPRTTDVALRTLYMESQEKNNPVSYFLDLLADTEAKAAAQDIKLKLEEVGDHWEVAA, from the coding sequence ATGTATCATTACAGCGAATGTGGTTTATCGAATGTGCATTTGGTTAATGGCTTTACGGTTGAGGTGATTGACGGTGAGGAATACACCAGTATTGACGATATGAACGGTCTTCACAGAACCATTGCTCAAGCTATTGTTGACTGCAATAGACCACTGACTCATGAGGAATTTAAGTTTTTGCGTATTGAGCTGAATGTTTCTCAAAAAATGCTGGGGACACGTTTCGGTGTTGATGAGCAGACCATTGCACGTTACGAAAAAGGCCAGACAAAAATCCCACGTACGACAGATGTAGCTTTAAGAACCCTGTACATGGAAAGTCAGGAAAAGAATAATCCTGTCAGTTATTTCCTGGATTTACTGGCCGACACTGAAGCCAAAGCAGCAGCGCAAGATATAAAGTTAAAACTGGAAGAAGTAGGCGACCACTGGGAAGTTGCAGCCTAG
- a CDS encoding RHS repeat-associated core domain-containing protein, translating to MQQRYCDPVIGRFYSNDPVGFKADNPMSFTRYFYVNNNPYKYKDPEGESLVHAVAFAAVSMYQTYNSTGGDVTATLKSGAIGGVRAALSLSPGRLATNVMKSFAAGSVADATAQVVVDGKDVGDIDVKKSLSSGASAAAGTVMGTKIGQMVPVKNMPSVKEPNVPAGRTQRMTENPGTLQGDKTKQGAVGAAVGAVAGGTSGMTEERLREQ from the coding sequence ATGCAGCAGCGGTATTGTGACCCGGTTATTGGGCGGTTTTATTCGAATGATCCGGTTGGGTTTAAGGCTGATAACCCGATGAGTTTCACCCGTTACTTTTATGTAAACAACAATCCTTATAAATACAAAGATCCTGAAGGTGAATCGTTAGTTCATGCAGTTGCATTTGCTGCCGTCAGTATGTATCAGACTTATAACAGCACAGGCGGTGATGTGACAGCCACGCTTAAATCTGGAGCTATTGGTGGAGTAAGAGCAGCTCTATCGTTATCCCCAGGACGCTTAGCCACAAATGTAATGAAATCTTTTGCTGCTGGTTCTGTAGCAGATGCTACAGCTCAAGTTGTAGTGGACGGTAAAGATGTTGGCGATATAGATGTTAAAAAAAGCTTAAGCTCAGGGGCTTCTGCGGCGGCAGGGACTGTCATGGGCACTAAGATAGGGCAAATGGTACCAGTCAAAAATATGCCCTCAGTGAAGGAACCTAACGTTCCTGCTGGACGTACGCAGCGTATGACCGAGAACCCTGGTACTCTTCAAGGTGACAAAACTAAGCAAGGTGCTGTGGGGGCTGCTGTTGGTGCAGTTGCCGGAGGAACGTCAGGTATGACTGAGGAGCGTTTACGTGAACAATGA
- a CDS encoding LysR family transcriptional regulator — protein sequence MLPPLKALQAFEATARLKSFSKAAEQLFVTQSAVSHQVKLLEDFIGQPLLLRQNKSVELTQSGDMLYSVVRDCFVRLNSVTQHLLNQPPVQLKILAQTSIAVEWLAPRLELFKQQQPELDTLLDMASMANNADPEQYDIILGTWPAPAGFVSRQLRTEFWYPVCAPAQFQLLTSSDAAELLQYPLYSSETGEDWQLWCQHQQLRSPAAMQLRYVNLALLATKAVTGGSGFALSNDFIAGPALASGQLIALRQFSYQLPWGQYQVHYKADSMQSSAVEHFIQWLTTQLQPPSA from the coding sequence ATGTTGCCGCCACTGAAAGCATTACAAGCCTTTGAAGCCACAGCCCGGCTCAAAAGCTTTAGCAAAGCTGCAGAGCAGTTATTTGTCACCCAAAGTGCTGTCAGTCATCAGGTGAAACTGCTGGAAGACTTTATTGGTCAGCCGTTGCTTTTGCGACAAAACAAAAGTGTCGAGCTGACACAGTCTGGCGATATGTTGTATTCGGTGGTGCGGGATTGTTTTGTCCGGTTGAATTCAGTGACTCAGCATTTATTAAATCAGCCCCCTGTGCAGCTCAAAATTCTGGCACAAACCTCTATTGCAGTGGAATGGCTGGCACCGAGGCTGGAGCTGTTTAAACAGCAGCAACCAGAGCTGGATACCTTATTAGATATGGCGTCTATGGCAAACAATGCCGATCCTGAGCAGTACGATATTATTCTGGGAACCTGGCCGGCTCCGGCTGGTTTTGTTAGCCGGCAATTGCGTACTGAGTTCTGGTATCCAGTCTGTGCTCCGGCGCAGTTTCAATTATTAACCAGCTCTGATGCAGCAGAATTATTGCAATACCCGCTGTACAGCTCGGAGACAGGCGAAGACTGGCAATTGTGGTGTCAACATCAACAACTGCGCAGCCCGGCGGCTATGCAGCTGCGTTATGTCAATCTGGCATTATTGGCAACAAAAGCCGTTACTGGTGGCAGCGGCTTTGCATTGTCGAATGATTTTATTGCAGGGCCAGCCCTGGCTAGCGGTCAGTTGATTGCTTTACGCCAGTTCAGTTATCAGCTGCCATGGGGCCAGTATCAGGTGCATTACAAAGCCGATAGCATGCAAAGTTCAGCTGTGGAGCATTTTATTCAGTGGCTGACAACCCAATTGCAGCCACCTTCTGCTTAG
- a CDS encoding M24 family metallopeptidase produces the protein MSQIGGKTKQQALDSLTSMVAGVDAISAAEYQARIQKAQQLMQQQGIDALYLNAGTNLSYFTGTVWYASERLVGALLPAKGELVYISPVFEIPTLAGFQVVKGEVLGWHEHENPYQLLLDSCKRICIKADPVLALDDSSAFFIFEGLRQANPQQQIVSGKVITQGSRSQKSAAEIAIMQRAMDMTLEVHKAVASILYEGISTAEVEAFIDEAHRKVGASGSYFCIVLFGPDSAYPHGVKTPKNLEKGDMVLIDTGCRLLGYVSDITRSYVFGEPTARQREIWSVEKAAQAAAFNAAKLGMACGLVDAAAREVLEAHGLGPDYALPGLPHRTGHGIGMDIHEGPYLVRNEHTPLAVGMCFSNEPMICVPGEFGVRLEDHFYMTSSGPLWFTQPAVSIDQPFA, from the coding sequence ATGAGTCAGATAGGTGGTAAAACCAAACAACAAGCGCTGGATAGCTTAACCTCCATGGTTGCTGGCGTAGACGCGATCAGTGCTGCCGAGTATCAGGCCCGTATTCAAAAAGCGCAGCAACTGATGCAGCAGCAGGGCATAGACGCTTTGTATTTGAATGCCGGTACTAATTTAAGTTATTTCACCGGCACAGTCTGGTACGCCAGTGAGCGCTTGGTGGGAGCTTTGCTGCCAGCAAAAGGCGAGCTGGTGTATATCAGTCCTGTATTTGAAATCCCGACTCTGGCTGGTTTTCAGGTAGTAAAGGGCGAAGTGCTGGGCTGGCACGAGCACGAAAACCCCTATCAATTGCTGCTTGATAGCTGCAAACGGATTTGTATTAAAGCAGATCCTGTGCTGGCTTTGGATGACAGCAGTGCGTTTTTTATCTTCGAAGGCCTGCGTCAGGCTAATCCACAACAACAGATTGTCAGCGGTAAAGTGATTACTCAGGGCTCCCGATCACAAAAATCAGCGGCTGAGATTGCCATTATGCAGCGCGCTATGGATATGACATTAGAGGTGCATAAAGCCGTGGCCAGCATCTTGTATGAAGGGATCAGTACAGCTGAAGTTGAAGCTTTTATCGACGAAGCCCATCGTAAAGTCGGTGCCAGCGGTTCCTACTTTTGTATTGTGTTATTTGGACCGGATTCAGCTTACCCGCATGGCGTGAAAACGCCAAAAAACCTTGAAAAGGGCGATATGGTGTTGATTGATACCGGTTGTCGTTTATTGGGTTATGTGTCTGATATTACCCGCAGTTATGTGTTTGGCGAGCCAACAGCGCGTCAGCGTGAAATCTGGTCTGTCGAAAAGGCCGCTCAGGCAGCAGCTTTTAACGCAGCTAAGTTGGGTATGGCTTGTGGTCTGGTGGATGCCGCTGCGCGCGAAGTCTTAGAAGCTCATGGCTTAGGGCCGGATTATGCCCTGCCGGGTTTACCGCACAGAACAGGTCATGGCATAGGGATGGATATTCACGAGGGCCCTTATCTGGTGCGCAATGAGCATACGCCACTGGCGGTTGGGATGTGCTTCAGTAATGAGCCGATGATCTGTGTACCTGGTGAGTTTGGTGTGCGACTTGAGGATCATTTTTACATGACCAGCTCAGGTCCGCTTTGGTTTACACAACCTGCCGTCAGTATTGATCAACCCTTCGCTTAA
- the glnG gene encoding nitrogen regulation protein NR(I): MQQVVWIIDDDNSIRWVLEKALARADIACESYASADLMLQRLQYEQPTVVVSDIRMPGTDGMALLTKLQELSPELPVIIMTAHSDLDSAVNAFKKGAFEYLPKPFDINEAVSLIQRALAHSQAKQPKQQAVVQTEVPEIIGEAPAMQEVFRAIGRLSRSSISVLINGQSGTGKELVAHALHKHSPRSEQAFIALNMAAIPKDLIESELFGHEKGAFTGAANLRKGRFEQADGGTLFLDEIGDMPLDVQTRLLRVLADGQFYRVGGHQGISVDVRIIAATHQNLEILVAEGKFREDLFHRLNVIRIQIPALKDRKQDIPKLAQHFLQQAARELNVEAKSLASETEKFLAQLDWPGNVRQLENSCRWLTVMASGKQVLLSDLPPELTSAPKVVVSSVPGGQQSWQDALAAWVSQKLNAGEENILAEAGPEFEKIVLQQALHYTHGHKQDAAKRLGWGRNTLTRKLKELNME; this comes from the coding sequence ATGCAGCAAGTAGTCTGGATTATTGATGATGACAATTCGATCCGCTGGGTATTGGAGAAAGCATTAGCTCGGGCAGATATAGCCTGCGAAAGTTATGCTTCGGCCGATTTAATGTTGCAACGTTTACAGTATGAACAGCCGACTGTTGTGGTATCTGATATTCGGATGCCAGGTACAGATGGTATGGCATTGCTGACCAAATTGCAGGAATTATCACCCGAGTTGCCAGTGATTATTATGACGGCACATTCGGATCTGGATAGTGCAGTCAATGCCTTTAAAAAAGGCGCTTTTGAATACCTGCCCAAACCTTTTGATATCAATGAAGCGGTGTCGCTTATTCAACGGGCTTTGGCTCATAGTCAGGCGAAACAGCCAAAACAACAGGCCGTAGTGCAAACAGAAGTACCGGAAATTATCGGTGAAGCGCCTGCCATGCAGGAAGTGTTTCGCGCCATCGGCCGTTTGTCGCGCTCCAGCATCAGTGTACTGATCAATGGTCAGTCCGGTACAGGCAAAGAGTTAGTGGCGCATGCACTGCATAAACACAGTCCCCGTTCAGAGCAGGCTTTTATTGCGTTGAATATGGCGGCTATTCCAAAAGATTTAATTGAATCCGAGCTGTTTGGCCATGAAAAAGGGGCCTTTACCGGCGCAGCCAATTTGCGAAAAGGCCGCTTTGAACAAGCTGATGGTGGCACTTTATTCCTCGATGAAATTGGTGATATGCCGCTGGACGTGCAAACCCGTTTGTTAAGGGTGTTGGCAGATGGCCAGTTTTATCGGGTTGGTGGTCATCAGGGCATTAGTGTGGATGTACGTATCATTGCCGCCACCCACCAGAATCTTGAAATTCTGGTGGCCGAAGGTAAATTCCGTGAAGATTTATTTCATCGCCTGAATGTGATCCGAATTCAAATTCCGGCATTGAAAGACCGTAAGCAGGATATTCCTAAACTGGCACAGCATTTTCTGCAACAAGCGGCGCGTGAGCTGAATGTTGAAGCAAAAAGTCTGGCCAGCGAAACGGAGAAGTTTTTAGCTCAGCTCGATTGGCCAGGTAATGTGCGTCAACTGGAAAACAGCTGCCGTTGGTTAACAGTGATGGCCAGTGGCAAACAAGTACTGCTATCTGACTTACCCCCAGAGCTTACCAGTGCGCCTAAAGTGGTTGTCAGTTCGGTTCCTGGCGGCCAGCAAAGCTGGCAAGATGCTTTAGCAGCCTGGGTCAGTCAAAAACTCAATGCTGGCGAGGAGAACATTCTGGCTGAAGCGGGACCAGAGTTTGAAAAAATAGTATTACAGCAGGCTTTACATTACACCCATGGCCATAAACAGGACGCGGCCAAACGCTTGGGTTGGGGCCGTAATACGCTAACGCGTAAGCTGAAAGAACTGAATATGGAATAA
- the glnL gene encoding nitrogen regulation protein NR(II), with protein MSAVTQQQKTMDFSTTDFTDQLSTAILVLDSQLQVQYFNTASSAMFGVGEKRLAQQYFFTLFQYTDLTSSFFLTALQNRQGFGISDVQAVLLDGRHILLDVTVNLIEQPHLALMLELRQVDQQRKISLESLQQHQHLAARELIRGLAHEIKNPLGGLRGAAQLLEESLNDDQKEYTQLIIAQADRLRNLVDRLLGPYKAPSKKSSNVHQVLERVSQLAQMDNPTHVQFVRDYDPSIPDFSFDPELIEQALLNIVGNAQQVLTEGGQITLQTRILNQHTIHGRRHRLVAAVKVIDNGPGIPPEIKDTLFFPMVTGKPGGTGLGLSIAQTLIHQHGGWIDCESWPGQTAFTLYLPLNNSGEEQCSK; from the coding sequence GTGAGCGCAGTGACCCAACAACAAAAGACGATGGATTTTTCCACCACCGACTTTACCGATCAACTCAGCACCGCCATTTTGGTGTTAGATAGCCAGTTGCAGGTGCAGTATTTTAATACCGCCAGTTCGGCGATGTTTGGTGTGGGCGAAAAACGACTAGCGCAGCAGTACTTTTTTACCTTATTTCAGTACACGGATTTAACCTCCAGCTTCTTTTTAACCGCACTGCAAAACAGGCAAGGCTTTGGCATCAGTGATGTACAAGCGGTATTGTTAGATGGCCGGCATATTTTACTCGACGTGACCGTCAATCTGATTGAACAGCCCCATTTAGCCCTGATGCTGGAATTACGTCAGGTAGATCAGCAACGCAAAATCAGTCTGGAAAGTTTGCAGCAGCACCAGCATTTAGCGGCTCGGGAACTAATTCGGGGTTTAGCCCATGAAATTAAAAACCCTTTAGGTGGTTTACGTGGTGCAGCTCAGTTGTTGGAAGAATCACTGAACGACGATCAAAAGGAATACACTCAGCTTATTATTGCGCAGGCAGACCGGTTACGTAATCTGGTCGACCGATTACTAGGCCCTTATAAAGCGCCGAGTAAAAAATCCTCAAATGTGCATCAGGTGCTCGAAAGGGTCAGCCAACTGGCCCAAATGGACAACCCTACTCATGTTCAGTTTGTCAGAGACTATGATCCCAGCATTCCGGACTTTTCCTTCGACCCTGAACTGATTGAACAAGCACTACTGAATATTGTTGGCAATGCCCAGCAGGTGCTGACTGAAGGTGGCCAAATCACTTTACAAACCCGGATATTAAATCAGCATACCATTCATGGCCGTCGCCACCGCTTAGTAGCGGCAGTCAAAGTGATAGACAACGGCCCTGGTATTCCACCTGAAATTAAAGACACCTTATTTTTCCCTATGGTCACAGGCAAACCTGGAGGTACAGGCTTAGGTTTGTCGATAGCTCAAACCTTAATTCACCAACACGGTGGTTGGATTGACTGCGAAAGCTGGCCGGGGCAAACCGCTTTTACTTTGTATTTACCGCTCAATAACTCTGGAGAAGAACAATGCAGCAAGTAG
- a CDS encoding DUF4124 domain-containing protein has translation MNTAATTIRVYMNKLILFFALVCANTLGQQVYVSVDKNGVPLYSDQPVAGSKKLELKVSLQSQQPQQDTRLDPIASFTDEAAPYQLTIVNPAMEATVLSNQGEVAVQSDVSPPLADHHKLRLVLDGNQQSPLQQSSNFRLLGVERGEHQLQLQALDQNGKLIAESAVTTFYLRKTTIASPK, from the coding sequence GTGAATACAGCAGCAACCACCATTCGGGTTTACATGAATAAGCTGATCCTGTTTTTTGCTTTAGTCTGTGCCAACACCTTGGGCCAACAGGTTTATGTCAGCGTAGATAAAAATGGTGTCCCTCTGTATTCAGACCAACCTGTTGCCGGTTCCAAAAAGCTGGAATTGAAAGTGTCGCTGCAAAGCCAGCAACCTCAACAAGACACCCGGTTAGACCCCATAGCTTCATTCACAGACGAAGCAGCACCCTATCAACTCACTATAGTCAACCCTGCAATGGAAGCCACTGTGCTTTCGAATCAAGGTGAAGTGGCTGTACAAAGTGATGTCAGCCCACCACTGGCCGATCACCACAAACTGCGGTTAGTTCTTGATGGCAATCAACAAAGCCCATTGCAACAAAGCAGCAACTTTCGCTTGCTTGGCGTCGAGCGAGGTGAACATCAACTCCAACTTCAGGCCCTTGATCAAAACGGCAAGCTAATTGCAGAAAGTGCTGTAACAACCTTTTACTTACGTAAAACTACAATAGCTTCACCAAAATAG